Sequence from the Phyllostomus discolor isolate MPI-MPIP mPhyDis1 chromosome Y, mPhyDis1.pri.v3, whole genome shotgun sequence genome:
GACTGTCCCGGGTCCTGGGGCACTCACACACCCCTCAAAGAGCAAAGGAATGAGAGAATTGCACCCAAGGGTGGGgctcagctctgccacccacccccacctggggctgCCTGCCCATTCCTGAGGAGGAAGTCCCTTTGAGGAGAGAGACACGGGTGGGCACCCTCCCCCCATGTTTCCCCACAGGCCCTGAAACCCACAGTGTTCGCACCAGGTTCACAATAACCACACACTCAGGCTGTCAGTCTTCCCTTCGCATCGTGTTCATTGTTTCTAAGAGCATTTCCACCAGCCACAGGGGCACAGAAAGTGGTCTCAGGGGACCAGGGACCCTTCCCCGGTTCCCTCAAGTGTTAcctgcctgtccctctgcagCCTGGGTCTCCCTGGTGGTGAGTGGGGTCCTCGGCTAAGGGCTCCCTGTAGAGTGGAGGACCAAGGTGTCCATCCAGGACTGTGCATGAGTGATTATGTGTGTGATCATCGACACTGTAgaaatcatgtgtgtgtgtgtgcatcttgtCAATCAACTTCTAGATTGTCTATGAAATCCATTCTCACTGGGAAAATCACGACTACAAGCTCTGTGTCCTACAGACTGCTGATTGGAGCTGCAAGGGAGATGGAACAGATCCATCTGAACGATACCACCGGTcaccctgcccactgcctcccgCTGACCAGTGTGCACGCGCTTCCTTACTCTTTAGGGAAACGGACACCTTACCAGGACACAGAGTCCCAGCTGCAGAGTGTGGGGACTTTGTGGTGAACAATCATCTTCACACGGTCAACCTTCCCCTGCCTACACTGTGATCTTGTAAACGGGCTGAtcaaccagaggggaaaggggaggagcatCTCCTGCAGGGTCACAGGACAGGATGGCTGGGATGTCACTGGGACCTGGAAGtctggctggggagaggagagaagcggtgggaggtggtgggaagCACACAGGGCCGGCGGACAGAGGGCAGTGTGGACACGGCCCGTGATATGGAGGTGCACTGGCTGGAGGCCCCCGACCAGGGCCCCCACAAGGACATGTGGCCCGGCAAGTCGGTACTGCCCTTGTCCCGTGCAGCCGCACCAACCAGCTCCAAGTGCCACTCCTGACCCCGTTCCTTAGCCTGGGGGTGACTCCAGCCCCTTGCAGCAAACTCTCCACCTGACCAGCCACAGTGGGggactgtgggccagtgtcctcCCTGGGGAGTGACCCTGGGACTGGCGTGCAGGTGACCGTCAGGCTCTGGTGGCCAGGACGGCATCCGAGGTGCTCCCAGTGCGCACGGCCCGCACGTCGGTGAAGCCGTGTGCCTGCAGCAGGCTGCGGTACTCGCTCAGGCTGCGCTCCCGGCCCTGGAACAGCACCGTCATGGTGAGCGACATCATCAAGGCGGGCAGGGGCCTGCACTTGTCCTCGTCCAGCAGCTGTTCCGCCACCAGGAGGCCGCCACCTGTGTGCACGAGAGCAGCCACTGGGGTCCTGCCTGGGTCCCAGAAGAGGGGGCTGAGGGACTCCAGCCCTCAGGGGTGCAGGCTGCAGACAGATCCCACCGGGCTGGGGAATCAGACAGGGAGTtggagggaagacagagagaaagacagacaaagacacagagagagagggaggcagagacaagACACAGAGACCCAGGGAGACCCGGGGAGACACgaagggacagacagagggagtgagcagggagaaggaaagggagcaaGGACAGGAAAGGCAGGcggtggggggcagtgagggtGCCTAGTCCTCTGAGGGTCCCCTCCAGGGCCCCCTGAGGGTATGCCCTCCATAGGACACACGTGGAAACTTTTATTATAGGAGGGGCCCCCATGAGCCCACCGGGGAGCCGGTGGTGggaccctgggccccagctgctcgaagcagcagcagcagcagcatcctggCCAGGGAcacaggggagggcaggaaggcggAGTGTGGGTGTGACAGGGAGACAGGATTagctgaggagggagggactcaatgggcagggcagccctggggggggggggttccgtGGGGCAGGAGACCACAGGCTTCCTCAGGGCACTGCAGGGCAGGACAGTGACACTAAGGAGAGCCAGGCTCAGGGGCAGCTGTCCCAACGTGCAGGCACTTGAGTCCACATCCTGGAGTCAAGAGCAAGCTCTGAAGTCTGTAAACTGAGCACCACAGGGAGTGTGGCAGCCCCTTAAGGTGCATAAAagttacttttctaaaaaatggaCGGGTCTTCATGTGTGTCTGAAAAGGAGGTCGAAGAGGCCGTCTCACCTGGCTTGCAGCTGCGGGAGATGCGGCTCAGCAGCTGGTGCACCTTGTCGTCGGGCCAGTTGTGCAGAATTTTGGACAGGATGTACAGGTCAGCCTCCGGGAGGGTGTCTCGGAAAAAGTCCCCTGGTGGACACATAGAGGGCAATCATCCCACAGGGACTCAAGAACCAGTTCTCCCGGAGACAGAAATGGGGAGGCACCACCTCCGAACTGAACGGAAAAAGACTCTGCTTGCAGTGGGGTGAGAGGGCCCCCCCAACCTGATCCAAGTCCTAACTCTGGAACCCGGGAGTGGCACCTTATGGAAACTGGGTGTTTGCAGGTGGGATGTGTGGAGGTGCTGAGAGGAGGCCgtcctgggtcagggtggccTCACATCCAGAGGCAGTGTCCTtggaagggacagaagaggagacgcagaaaggaggaaaagccacgtggaggtggaggcagagacggGAGTGACGTGAGTACCAGCCCAGGGATGCCCCGAgctccaggagctggaagaggtgcagagcaccctccctgcagcccgtGGAGGGACCGGGGCTGCAGGACACCTGGAATCAGGTGGCCGATCTCCAGGATGGAGGCAGGAGGAATTCCTTGCTTTTAAGGTGCCCAGGTTGTGTACTTGGCATTtagccaaagaaaacaataatacacAGGGAAACGTTTTGAAACTATTACATGTTGCTGCCCAATGAGGAAACGTTACATTGTTCCTATGCaatggtggcgggggggggggggggggggcatgtggtGTCTCCCGAAGCCTAGAcctgtttttcttgttattccTGAAAGGAGACAGTGTAACAGCCTCACCCAGCCCTGGCACTGTATCAGGGGTTACAGGGAATCCAGGCAGCGGTGAAAGTCCAAGGAGGGAGTGGGTTGGGGAAAAGCCGACACCGGCTCATTTTGTATAAAGGACCCGAGTGCTGAGGAGTTGCTACTGGATGGGGGTCCTGCAACCTTCCCCAGGTGGACGAGGGGCCCCTGTGCAGACAGAGGTGAGCACGGCACACACATAcccaccagcacacacacacacccctgcagaGGCACAGACAccacactcacgcacacacagGGACAGGCTCCGTGTCACAGGTCAGAGAGTCCTGACCAGATGCAAAGGCACAGGAGCTCTTACCTGGCACGAAGCTGACCTGCCCTGCCTCGGGTCCATGGGGCTTAAAGAACACGGCATCCTCGATGACCTCTGGCAGGTCAAATATGGTCACCTTCAGACCCGGGTACTGCCGGGCCAGCTCGTAGGCAAGGGCGCCTGTGGACCCTGCAGGTGAAATCACACACTGTACCCCTGCATGCCCTTCCAGGCACTTAGGGAGGCCTGGGTGAGTTTCCAAAGTGCAACTGAGGCCAAAGCCAGCAGTGTTCTGGAACATGCATTGAAGCCACTGCTGCGAAATAAAGCCAAGCATGATGCAGATGGCTGGTGTCTTCTATGGGAATTGGGGCCTCCCAATGTCAGGACCCTGCAGTTGAGCACGTAAGTGGGATGGGGACACAGCGTCACAAGAGAATCCCCAGGGCAAAGTTGTGGAGGTCTGGTACCATCTCTAATCCTTTCTGGTATGTGAAAGCTGATGTGATGGCTGGTGCTTCAACAGCCACACTGGGCCACTAGGAGGATGGGTGTGCAGGGAGAATAGGGAAATGCAAGCTGGCAGCTCAGGACTCCTTGGGGTGTTTTTGAGAGATAACCCCGTTTTGCAGTCTTATGAGCATGTCAGTCACATGCAATGTGACCCAGGAAAAGGCATGCACGAGCTGGTGACACAGAGTCCCCGTGGGGTTACACACCTCCCAGGTCGCAGGCAGAGGTGAATCCAGACAGGTCAAAGGCTGTGGCCACCTGGCGAGCAGCCACCTTGGTGTGGCCGTGCATGGCCCGCATGTACTGCAGCTTCTTTTCTCGATTTGGGAAGAAGGACTCCTGAGGCAGAGCAGGGTGTGAGCAGAGAGGCACAGTCTGGGCCTCCTGCATCCGGGCGGCACCCCAGCTGACCTGTCCCTGGGACTGggcctctctgtgtgtctgtctgtgtctatCTGTCTGCCTTGTGactctgtgtccctctctctgcctccctgcgtatctgtccctctcccttctccaccccctcccccgcccaccctcccTCAGGGGACTCCATCAGGACAGGTGGCATCCAGAGGGCAAACGCTTGGTGGCTCTGAGGTTCGTGaagccccaggccacacagggaTCCCCTCCCCTCAGATCCTTTCCCCGACCCACCATGGAAGGAACATCTCTGGCCGGTCACCTGAAAGTGGTCCTTCCCCGCTGTGCCCACAGCCCTCTGGGCCTGGATGGTGCCCTCCCGGACAGCAAAGTCCAGGTAGGAGAAGAAGGGCCAGCCGAAGTCCTCGTGGATCATGGCATAGCTGTGCAGGGAGTACTCGCCATCTGACAGCAGGTACAGGGTGGCCAGGGGTGTGTTGCTGTAACCTGAAGTGACAGGTGAGGTCCTCCCAGTGAGGCTGGAGCTGGTGGCACCACCAGACCACAGCTGAGGTCCACGGGGAAGGAGCACGAACACCATCCCTGAGAGTGCTACTCACCACATGCTGGCAGGCAGCTCCCCAGTCCACCTTCAAggatccacccatccattcactgGCCTATGTGGCCATTCTTCCATGGACCCATCAGTCTCACTAGCTGCCTATCCATGGTCAcagccacccatccatccacccacccatccctccatccatctatccatccgtccgtccgtccatccatccgtccatctcATCTCTGGTCTGCTCTATGTCCGAATGTCCACCCAGGGCTCCTGACTGTCCATCTGCCCattgccccacccacccactatcACCTCCACCTTCAACAACACATCcatcttcttccttctgtccttccttccacctccccaccgatgcatctctctgcttcctccccacccacccttctgTCCACTGTATCTcagtatccatccatccatgtgtCTCTCATCTCTCCACCTGCCGCCTCGTCTGTCTCTGTAGGTCAACCCCTGTCTGTGTCGAGCACACGGAAATATCCTGCTTCTTCCGTGTCTCTGGAGGTCCCTGAGTGACACAGCCCCTCCGAGACCAGAGACATGAGGAGTCACTATcctcacacactcacagacacacacacacaaacacactcatacacacacacacacacacacacacacgactttccctttcttccatccATCCTCTGTCCCACCCTCTGGGGAACAGCCACACTTCTGGGGCAGAGGGACAGCTCGTGAGGTCATCCCTGCTGGCTCAGAGGCCACGTCCACTCAGGGACCTGCTTCCGCCTTCTGAGGTTCTCCAGGAAACCCCTCCGaggcccctcacctccctctgtcttgtccagcaggcccaggcctgcaCAGACGTCCAGCAGCTGTCTAGTTCCGCCCTCTGAGGCACCGATCTTCCTGGCAACGTCCGCCCCGCTCAGGGGGCCCTCGTCCCCCAGCAAATCGAACACCTTCATCTTGCAAGCCGTGAACAGGGCCTGGGCACGAACAGCAGCTCAGTGagaccctccctggggccctAGGAGGGAGCGTGGCCCAGGGGGACGTGGACCTCAGACACCTCGTCTCCAGGACACAAACAAGACGAGCTCCCGTGGGTCAGCCCCCAGGTTGTACCCTCCCTCCCGGCCACCCCAGGAGCCTCAGCAGGTCACCTTGGACCCCTTGAAGCTGTCTATCAGTTCCACAATGGCATTCGGGGGGAGGCTCTGCACCGTGGGTTTGCCAtctctgtcttccacagccttccCGTGTTTCTGCAGAAACCAGAGCTGAGCTTCAGAAACGACACATTTCTGTGGTTTGGAGCATGCAGACGGCCTCACTGCCGGTGCCTGGGCTAACTTGGGAGAGCAAGGCCTGTGTGGCCCCTCGTGCTGAGCGGGGGCAGACATGTGGCCCACATACACTCCCCCACAATGTGTACCCCACAGGGTCCTTGGGGTGCACTTGCATACTCACCTCCACCTGCCGAATATCAGTCTCTCAGTTCTCACTCATTTATACCACTACTCACAGGATTACCTTCATGCAGGTAGCATCCCAACTGCCATAGGATATTGTTATAACATGTAGTGATAAGCTGCATTAATGCTACACAGTGGAAGGCACCATTGTGTTCATTATAGGAAGGTATTGTACAGTAACATGGGTGGGACATGCATTACAATAAATGATACTGATGTAAGAATTACAATGCTCTATAACATAGCAACAAAGTAATTCACAATCTATATTATAGAAATGATACTATTAGCTGTAATAATAAGTATGTGTTATTAGGTAACAATGTATTAGGTAAGCTACATTAATTCTTATTTGTAAATGACACCTTCACACTAATTACCATAGTCTGTGATATAGTATCAATGCAACAGACCGGCTATGTCAATTCTTTGTGACGAGCTGTG
This genomic interval carries:
- the LOC118498607 gene encoding probable bifunctional dTTP/UTP pyrophosphatase/methyltransferase protein, coding for MRAMHGHTKVAARQVATAFDLSGFTSACDLGGSTGALAYELARQYPGLKVTIFDLPEVIEDAVFFKPHGPEAGQVSFVPGDFFRDTLPEADLYILSKILHNWPDDKVHQLLSRISRSCKPGGGLLVAEQLLDEDKCRPLPALMMSLTMTVLFQGRERSLSEYRSLLQAHGFTDVRAVRTGSTSDAVLATRA